In one Candidatus Binatia bacterium genomic region, the following are encoded:
- a CDS encoding biotin carboxylase N-terminal domain-containing protein, with product MSFTTLLVANRGEIARRIMRSAANMGIRSVAVYVDADADAPFVKDADEAVRLETSYLDGAAILAAAKTTGAGAIHPGYGFLSENAGFAADVAATGIAWVGPSPEAIEQMGDKIAAKALAVASGVPTLPGSEDLAKASEVGFPLLVKAAAGGGGKGMRVVASADALEESLAAAKREALGGFGDDRVFLERYVARARHIEIQILGDGHGNVVHLGERECSIQRRHQKILEESPSPRIDAALRATMGDAALRLAKALGYQSAGTVEFLVDDDTGEFFFLEVNTRLQVEHPVTELVTGIDLVREQLRVAAGEPLGYAQSDITFAGSAIEARLYAEDPAGDFLPAIGTLAAFQPAEAPIVRWDSGVVQGSVVGTDFDPMLAKVISHAPTRSEAAGRLALALARTHLGGVVTNRDFLVATLRTAEFLAGDTTTDFIDRVKPARGLSPTDADREHAARVAALWVQGVNRADATILGMAPSGWRNARLPDQKLVLDHGEDSVTVSYRSQRDGRFRFSDGTLARIHDWREGGIDVEIGGRRSEARVTRNGTEIIVQTPHGDLTLKERPRFKVPGADEAEGGFVAKMPGKVIELRVKVGDAVQAGETLLVLEAMKMEHPMRAAESGTVTEVRVTEGEQVDAGALLLVVEPTEEG from the coding sequence GTGAGCTTCACGACGCTACTCGTTGCCAACCGCGGGGAGATCGCCCGCCGAATCATGCGCAGTGCCGCCAACATGGGGATCCGCTCCGTCGCCGTCTACGTCGATGCCGACGCGGATGCCCCGTTCGTGAAGGATGCCGACGAAGCCGTTCGCCTCGAGACCTCCTACCTCGACGGCGCCGCGATTCTCGCCGCCGCGAAGACGACCGGCGCCGGCGCGATCCACCCCGGCTACGGCTTCCTGTCGGAGAATGCGGGCTTCGCCGCCGACGTCGCGGCCACCGGAATCGCCTGGGTCGGCCCCTCTCCCGAAGCCATCGAGCAGATGGGAGACAAGATCGCCGCGAAGGCCCTCGCCGTTGCGTCCGGCGTCCCCACGCTGCCCGGGTCCGAAGATCTGGCGAAGGCAAGCGAAGTGGGTTTCCCCCTTCTCGTGAAGGCCGCGGCCGGTGGTGGTGGCAAGGGCATGCGCGTGGTCGCGTCGGCCGATGCGCTCGAGGAGTCTCTGGCCGCCGCGAAGCGCGAGGCGCTCGGAGGATTCGGGGACGACCGCGTGTTCCTCGAACGATACGTCGCTCGCGCGCGTCACATCGAGATCCAGATCCTCGGAGACGGGCACGGCAACGTCGTTCATCTGGGCGAGCGCGAGTGCTCGATCCAGCGAAGACATCAGAAGATCCTCGAAGAGTCCCCGTCGCCGCGCATCGACGCTGCGCTACGCGCCACGATGGGCGACGCGGCGCTGCGGCTCGCGAAGGCCCTGGGGTACCAGTCCGCCGGCACGGTCGAATTCCTGGTCGACGACGACACCGGCGAGTTCTTCTTCCTCGAAGTGAACACGCGTCTCCAGGTCGAGCACCCTGTGACCGAGCTAGTGACCGGAATCGACCTCGTCCGAGAGCAGTTGCGCGTCGCCGCGGGAGAACCACTCGGATACGCCCAGAGCGACATCACGTTCGCTGGCTCCGCGATCGAGGCGCGCCTGTACGCGGAAGATCCCGCCGGCGATTTCCTCCCTGCCATCGGAACCCTTGCCGCGTTCCAGCCGGCCGAGGCCCCCATCGTGCGTTGGGACTCCGGCGTGGTCCAGGGCTCCGTAGTCGGAACCGACTTCGATCCGATGCTCGCGAAGGTCATCTCCCACGCCCCCACCCGCAGCGAAGCCGCGGGCCGCCTCGCGCTCGCTCTGGCCCGCACGCACCTCGGCGGCGTCGTGACGAACCGAGACTTCCTGGTCGCGACCCTGCGCACGGCCGAGTTCCTGGCGGGCGATACGACCACCGACTTCATCGACCGCGTTAAGCCCGCGCGAGGACTCTCGCCCACCGACGCCGACCGTGAGCACGCGGCGCGCGTCGCCGCCTTGTGGGTCCAGGGTGTGAACCGGGCCGACGCGACGATCCTCGGCATGGCACCGTCCGGCTGGCGCAACGCACGTCTTCCCGATCAGAAGCTCGTCCTCGACCACGGCGAAGACAGCGTCACCGTGTCCTATCGCTCACAGCGCGACGGCCGCTTTCGCTTCAGCGACGGAACGCTGGCCCGCATACACGATTGGCGCGAGGGCGGGATCGACGTCGAGATCGGCGGGCGGCGATCCGAAGCCCGCGTCACCCGGAACGGAACCGAGATCATCGTTCAGACCCCACACGGCGATCTCACCCTCAAGGAACGACCACGGTTCAAGGTGCCCGGCGCGGACGAGGCCGAAGGCGGGTTCGTTGCGAAGATGCCCGGAAAAGTGATCGAGCTTCGCGTGAAGGTTGGGGACGCGGTGCAGGCCGGCGAGACGCTCCTCGTCCTCGAAGCCATGAAGATGGAACATCCCATGCGCGCCGCCGAGAGCGGCACCGTCACCGAAGTGCGCGTGACAGAGGGCGAGCAGGTCGACGCCGGCGCTCTGCTCCTCGTCGTCGAACCAACGGAAGAAGGATAG
- a CDS encoding carboxyl transferase domain-containing protein codes for MQPALLAPPLRSTLDPRTPEFQENRDSMVEKLGEIEELLDQAEIGGGLHHHERLAKRGKLPVRERIALALDPDSPFLEISSLAAYNSDYAIGGGAIVGIGVIAGVECVIFANDPTVLGGALTDYAAKKWMRALEIARDNRIPYVSFVESAGADLRMEPPSDKKTRRPPKTTHFAETGRFFYEMIELSKLEIPTVCVVFGSSTAGGAYQPGMSDYNVVIKKQSKVFLAGPPLVKMATGEESDDESLGGAQMHADISGLAEYLAEDEPDALRLCREVVSHLNWRKPGPEPSLRADPPVLEPEELLGIISSDHRRPVEIRDVIGRIVDGSRFEEFKPRYGATLVCGFASIHGYPVGVLGNNGVVYPESAEKGGHFVQLCNQIDLPILFLQNLTGFIVGRDFEEAGMIKKGSQLLNAVTNSMVPHLTVIVGASYGAGTYAMSGRAFNNRFTFLWPSAKIAVMGGKQIAGVMSIVRRGQAARKGEPFDEEADAQLVAAVEAIQEKGSVALEATGAITDDGILDPRDTRTALGICLSVVRNTPIEGANGYGVFRL; via the coding sequence ATGCAACCAGCGCTGCTCGCCCCCCCCCTGCGCTCGACGCTCGACCCCCGTACCCCGGAGTTCCAGGAAAACCGCGATTCGATGGTCGAAAAGCTTGGGGAGATCGAAGAACTTCTCGACCAGGCCGAGATCGGCGGAGGCCTCCATCACCACGAGCGCCTGGCCAAGCGGGGGAAGCTGCCCGTCCGCGAGCGCATTGCCCTCGCCCTCGACCCGGATAGCCCGTTCCTCGAGATCAGCTCGCTTGCCGCCTACAACTCCGACTACGCGATCGGCGGAGGAGCCATCGTCGGGATCGGGGTGATCGCCGGCGTCGAGTGCGTGATCTTCGCGAACGACCCCACGGTCCTCGGCGGCGCGCTCACCGACTACGCCGCCAAGAAGTGGATGCGCGCACTCGAGATCGCGCGCGACAACCGGATCCCGTACGTCAGCTTCGTCGAGTCCGCCGGCGCCGATCTCCGGATGGAACCCCCATCCGACAAGAAGACCCGCCGCCCACCCAAGACGACTCACTTCGCCGAGACTGGACGGTTCTTCTACGAGATGATCGAGCTCTCGAAGCTCGAGATTCCGACGGTCTGCGTCGTCTTCGGCAGCTCGACCGCGGGCGGGGCGTATCAGCCCGGGATGTCCGACTACAATGTCGTCATCAAGAAGCAGTCGAAGGTCTTCCTGGCGGGACCACCGCTCGTGAAGATGGCGACCGGCGAGGAGTCTGACGACGAGAGCCTCGGCGGCGCGCAGATGCACGCCGACATCTCAGGCCTCGCCGAATATCTCGCCGAGGACGAACCGGACGCTCTGCGGCTCTGCCGGGAAGTCGTTTCCCACCTGAACTGGCGCAAACCCGGACCGGAGCCGTCGCTCCGCGCCGACCCGCCGGTTCTCGAGCCCGAGGAGTTGCTGGGCATCATCAGTTCGGATCACCGCCGCCCCGTCGAGATCCGCGACGTCATCGGACGCATCGTCGACGGATCACGCTTCGAAGAGTTCAAACCGCGGTACGGCGCGACGCTAGTGTGCGGCTTTGCCTCGATCCACGGATACCCGGTTGGCGTTCTCGGCAACAACGGCGTCGTCTACCCCGAATCGGCGGAGAAGGGCGGGCACTTCGTCCAGCTCTGCAACCAGATCGATCTTCCGATCCTCTTCTTGCAGAACCTCACGGGCTTCATCGTCGGCCGCGACTTCGAAGAAGCCGGCATGATCAAGAAGGGGTCGCAGCTCCTCAACGCAGTCACGAACTCGATGGTGCCTCACCTTACGGTCATCGTCGGCGCGTCGTATGGAGCGGGCACCTACGCGATGTCCGGGCGGGCGTTCAACAACCGCTTCACGTTCCTGTGGCCCAGCGCGAAGATCGCGGTAATGGGCGGCAAGCAAATCGCCGGCGTCATGTCGATCGTGCGCCGCGGCCAGGCCGCGCGAAAGGGAGAGCCCTTCGACGAAGAGGCCGATGCGCAACTCGTCGCCGCCGTGGAAGCCATTCAGGAGAAGGGGTCGGTCGCGCTCGAAGCGACCGGCGCCATCACGGACGACGGCATCCTCGACCCGCGCGACACCCGGACAGCCCTCGGCATCTGCCTTTCGGTGGTCCGCAACACGCCCATCGAAGGCGCGAACGGATACGGAGTGTTCCGCCTGTGA
- a CDS encoding nuclear transport factor 2 family protein translates to MADSAREIENLLYTYAERIDAGDLGGVADLFQHGRILPSPDAAHEVGFEGRDKVLGMYQAATRLYQDGTPKTRHMTTNAIVEANDDAGTGSARSYYTVFQSTDALALQPIICGHYHDTFQRIDGQWWFDTRTMFIDLVGDLSQHLLYELG, encoded by the coding sequence ATGGCCGACAGCGCACGTGAGATCGAAAACCTCCTGTACACCTACGCCGAACGGATCGATGCCGGGGACCTCGGCGGGGTGGCCGACCTCTTCCAGCACGGGCGGATCCTCCCCTCCCCCGATGCAGCGCACGAAGTCGGGTTCGAAGGAAGAGACAAAGTCCTCGGCATGTACCAGGCGGCGACGCGCCTCTACCAGGACGGCACGCCGAAGACGCGCCACATGACGACCAACGCGATCGTGGAAGCGAACGACGACGCCGGAACCGGGTCAGCGCGAAGCTACTACACGGTCTTCCAAAGTACCGATGCGCTCGCCCTGCAACCGATCATCTGCGGCCACTACCACGACACGTTTCAGCGCATCGACGGCCAGTGGTGGTTCGATACTCGGACGATGTTCATCGACCTCGTCGGGGATCTGAGCCAACACCTGCTCTACGAGCTCGGCTGA